A genomic segment from Malus domestica chromosome 05, GDT2T_hap1 encodes:
- the LOC103443948 gene encoding uncharacterized protein — MPFIGSMSPFTEEIEQTRPSRKFSPPYFNLFKGNKDLDRHLIHYRSTMILYCSNEALMCKIFSTTLQDETQDCFYTLPPCLIQNFSEFSLVFTKEYSSYHSINKKSDHLFNMKKDLKESLHTYVKRFKAENAKIVRCDDNITFLAFRNRLPIDHPFFGELIMGENLSLADSYALVEKHSLWDEAKQSQKLPEQLHKDVESTQNKAGDKLLNNKDKPGNRNKSWFKMSQPMKGDTSKMN; from the exons ATGCCCTTCATAGGGAGCATGTCACCGTTTACAGAAGAGATCGAGCAAACAAGGCCATCGCGGAAATTCAGCCCGCCGTATTTTAACTTGTTCAAAGGGAATAAAGATCTGGACAGACACTTGATACACTACCGAAGCACCATGATCCTTTATTGCAGCAATGAAGCTCTCATGTGCAAAATCTTTTCCACAACGCTCCAAGATGAGACGCAAGACTGTTTCTACACCCTGCCACCATGTTTAATCCAGAACTTCAGTGAGTTTTCCTTGGTTTTTACTAAGGAATATTCATCCTACCACTCGATCAATAAGAAGTCTGACCACCTCTTCAACATGAAGAAGGACCTAAAGGAGTCACTCCACACATACGTCAAGAGGTTCAAGGCAGAGAACGCGAAGATCGTCAGATGCGATGACAACATAACATTCTTAGCCTTCCGGAATAGGCTCCCAATAGATCACCCATTTTTCGGAGAATTGATCATGGGCGAGAACTTGAGCCTAGCAGACTCTTATGCTTTGGTAGAAAAGCACTCCCTTTGGGATGAGGCCAAGCAATCTCAGAAGTTACCTGAGCAGCTGCACAAAGACGTAGAGTCGACTCAGAATAAGGCGGGCGATAAACTACTCAATAACAAGGACAAGCCAGGAAACAG GAACAAGTCGTGGTTCAAGATGTCGCAGCCCATGAAGGGAGACACATCCAAGATGAACTAA